A stretch of the Nerophis ophidion isolate RoL-2023_Sa linkage group LG27, RoL_Noph_v1.0, whole genome shotgun sequence genome encodes the following:
- the LOC133544526 gene encoding dTDP-D-glucose 4,6-dehydratase-like isoform X1 yields the protein MKIRQALEQINLRVMDFDRTVLVTGGSGFIGSHLVCALVERHPDWRIINFDILDYCCSPRSLESIENRANYTFIKGDLCNAQQMKHIFNTENIDVVFHLAAQTHVDTSFQCPSSFHRVNIVGTRVLLAAAHAARHTLQRFIHASTDEVYGSSQNEVFDESSPMSPSNPYSASKAAADYLVRSYWDKYKFPVIITRSNNIYGPRQYFEKVIPRFVTLLVNDKKCTIAGTVPKSRHFMYVDDVVNAFLLLMEKGVKGEVYNVGGSSEIGILQLAKELIRMVRNVPDVEVNDWFEYVPDRPSVDIRYPISCEKLQRLGWRENVSWSDGIRKTVKWYQDNQDFWSDAAEDKAYK from the exons TAGAGTGATGGATTTCGACAGAACAGTTTTGGTGACTGGAGGATCAGGATTCAT TGGCTCCCACCTTGTGTGTGCACTGGTCGAAAGGCACCCCGACTGGAGAATTATTAACTTTGACATT TTGGACTACTGCTGCAGCCCCAGGAGTCTGGAGAGCATTGAAAACAGAGCCAACTACACTTTTATCAAG GGGGATCTGTGTAACGCCCAGCAGATGAAGCACATCTTCAACACAGAAAACATTGATGTCGTTTTTCACTTGGCCGCCCAAACGCACGTCG ACACATCCTTCCAATGCCCGTCCTCCTTCCACCGAGTGAACATCGTTGGAACCAGGGTCTTGCTGGCTGCCGCTCATGCGGCCCGCCATACGCTTCAGCGCTTCATCCACGCCAGCACCGATGAAGTATACGGATCAAGTCAGAATGAG GTATTTGATGAGAGCAGCCCAATGAGTCCTTCCAACCCTTATTCTGCCTCAAAGGCAGCTGCAGATTACCTGGTCCGATCCTACTGGGACAAATACAAG TTTCCTGTCATCATCACCAGGAGCAACAACATCTATGGACCACGGCAATACTTTGAGAAG GTCATTCCCAGGTTTGTCACCCTTTTGGTGAACGACAAGAAATG CACCATTGCGGGAACCGTCCCGAAGTCCCGCCATTTCATGTACGTCGACGATGTGGTTAACGCCTTCCTGCTGCTAATGGAGAAAGGCGTGAAGGGAGAAGTCTACAACGTAGGTGGAAGTTCTGAGATTGGCATACTGCAACTGGCCAAGGAGCTTATTAGGATG GTGAGGAACGTGCCAGATGTGGAGGTGAACGACTGGTTTGAGTACGTGCCAGACAG ACCCAGTGTGGACATCCGCTACCCTATCAGCTGTGAGAAGCTGCAGCGGTTAGGTTGGCGAGAAAACGTGTCGTGGTCTGATGGCATCAGAAAAACtg TCAAATGGTACCAGGACAACCAGGACTTCTGGTCAGACGCAGCAGAGGACAAGGCTTACAAATAG
- the LOC133544526 gene encoding dTDP-D-glucose 4,6-dehydratase-like isoform X2, which translates to MKIRQALEQINLVMDFDRTVLVTGGSGFIGSHLVCALVERHPDWRIINFDILDYCCSPRSLESIENRANYTFIKGDLCNAQQMKHIFNTENIDVVFHLAAQTHVDTSFQCPSSFHRVNIVGTRVLLAAAHAARHTLQRFIHASTDEVYGSSQNEVFDESSPMSPSNPYSASKAAADYLVRSYWDKYKFPVIITRSNNIYGPRQYFEKVIPRFVTLLVNDKKCTIAGTVPKSRHFMYVDDVVNAFLLLMEKGVKGEVYNVGGSSEIGILQLAKELIRMVRNVPDVEVNDWFEYVPDRPSVDIRYPISCEKLQRLGWRENVSWSDGIRKTVKWYQDNQDFWSDAAEDKAYK; encoded by the exons AGTGATGGATTTCGACAGAACAGTTTTGGTGACTGGAGGATCAGGATTCAT TGGCTCCCACCTTGTGTGTGCACTGGTCGAAAGGCACCCCGACTGGAGAATTATTAACTTTGACATT TTGGACTACTGCTGCAGCCCCAGGAGTCTGGAGAGCATTGAAAACAGAGCCAACTACACTTTTATCAAG GGGGATCTGTGTAACGCCCAGCAGATGAAGCACATCTTCAACACAGAAAACATTGATGTCGTTTTTCACTTGGCCGCCCAAACGCACGTCG ACACATCCTTCCAATGCCCGTCCTCCTTCCACCGAGTGAACATCGTTGGAACCAGGGTCTTGCTGGCTGCCGCTCATGCGGCCCGCCATACGCTTCAGCGCTTCATCCACGCCAGCACCGATGAAGTATACGGATCAAGTCAGAATGAG GTATTTGATGAGAGCAGCCCAATGAGTCCTTCCAACCCTTATTCTGCCTCAAAGGCAGCTGCAGATTACCTGGTCCGATCCTACTGGGACAAATACAAG TTTCCTGTCATCATCACCAGGAGCAACAACATCTATGGACCACGGCAATACTTTGAGAAG GTCATTCCCAGGTTTGTCACCCTTTTGGTGAACGACAAGAAATG CACCATTGCGGGAACCGTCCCGAAGTCCCGCCATTTCATGTACGTCGACGATGTGGTTAACGCCTTCCTGCTGCTAATGGAGAAAGGCGTGAAGGGAGAAGTCTACAACGTAGGTGGAAGTTCTGAGATTGGCATACTGCAACTGGCCAAGGAGCTTATTAGGATG GTGAGGAACGTGCCAGATGTGGAGGTGAACGACTGGTTTGAGTACGTGCCAGACAG ACCCAGTGTGGACATCCGCTACCCTATCAGCTGTGAGAAGCTGCAGCGGTTAGGTTGGCGAGAAAACGTGTCGTGGTCTGATGGCATCAGAAAAACtg TCAAATGGTACCAGGACAACCAGGACTTCTGGTCAGACGCAGCAGAGGACAAGGCTTACAAATAG
- the LOC133544526 gene encoding dTDP-D-glucose 4,6-dehydratase-like isoform X3 — MDFDRTVLVTGGSGFIGSHLVCALVERHPDWRIINFDILDYCCSPRSLESIENRANYTFIKGDLCNAQQMKHIFNTENIDVVFHLAAQTHVDTSFQCPSSFHRVNIVGTRVLLAAAHAARHTLQRFIHASTDEVYGSSQNEVFDESSPMSPSNPYSASKAAADYLVRSYWDKYKFPVIITRSNNIYGPRQYFEKVIPRFVTLLVNDKKCTIAGTVPKSRHFMYVDDVVNAFLLLMEKGVKGEVYNVGGSSEIGILQLAKELIRMVRNVPDVEVNDWFEYVPDRPSVDIRYPISCEKLQRLGWRENVSWSDGIRKTVKWYQDNQDFWSDAAEDKAYK, encoded by the exons ATGGATTTCGACAGAACAGTTTTGGTGACTGGAGGATCAGGATTCAT TGGCTCCCACCTTGTGTGTGCACTGGTCGAAAGGCACCCCGACTGGAGAATTATTAACTTTGACATT TTGGACTACTGCTGCAGCCCCAGGAGTCTGGAGAGCATTGAAAACAGAGCCAACTACACTTTTATCAAG GGGGATCTGTGTAACGCCCAGCAGATGAAGCACATCTTCAACACAGAAAACATTGATGTCGTTTTTCACTTGGCCGCCCAAACGCACGTCG ACACATCCTTCCAATGCCCGTCCTCCTTCCACCGAGTGAACATCGTTGGAACCAGGGTCTTGCTGGCTGCCGCTCATGCGGCCCGCCATACGCTTCAGCGCTTCATCCACGCCAGCACCGATGAAGTATACGGATCAAGTCAGAATGAG GTATTTGATGAGAGCAGCCCAATGAGTCCTTCCAACCCTTATTCTGCCTCAAAGGCAGCTGCAGATTACCTGGTCCGATCCTACTGGGACAAATACAAG TTTCCTGTCATCATCACCAGGAGCAACAACATCTATGGACCACGGCAATACTTTGAGAAG GTCATTCCCAGGTTTGTCACCCTTTTGGTGAACGACAAGAAATG CACCATTGCGGGAACCGTCCCGAAGTCCCGCCATTTCATGTACGTCGACGATGTGGTTAACGCCTTCCTGCTGCTAATGGAGAAAGGCGTGAAGGGAGAAGTCTACAACGTAGGTGGAAGTTCTGAGATTGGCATACTGCAACTGGCCAAGGAGCTTATTAGGATG GTGAGGAACGTGCCAGATGTGGAGGTGAACGACTGGTTTGAGTACGTGCCAGACAG ACCCAGTGTGGACATCCGCTACCCTATCAGCTGTGAGAAGCTGCAGCGGTTAGGTTGGCGAGAAAACGTGTCGTGGTCTGATGGCATCAGAAAAACtg TCAAATGGTACCAGGACAACCAGGACTTCTGGTCAGACGCAGCAGAGGACAAGGCTTACAAATAG